Below is a window of Salvelinus sp. IW2-2015 linkage group LG11, ASM291031v2, whole genome shotgun sequence DNA.
GGGAGTTTTGTCTGAATGGATCATTCTGTGTTTTCCCAGCTTTTCCCCAGTACTAAATTTCTTGCCACACTGGTGGCATGTATAACCATCTGGTCCTGGATGATAAACTTCATGATGCAACATCAGTTCCTTTTGATGTACACATCGCTTCTCACACAGTTGGCAGACGTGGTTTCTCACCTGATGAGTCTTTTCATGCGTCCGCAACTCTCCTGGATCCCTGAATCCAACGCCACAATCAAAACAGATAAAGGAACTGCCAGAATGAGAACAGCTGTGGCGCTTTAGGTGATCCTTTCGGCCAAAGTCAAGGCCACATTCTTTACAGTGATGCAGCTTGGAGGCTTTTACGTTGCTCTCCCGAATTCTCCTAGAGTCTTTGCGATCCTTTAAACATTTTCCACAAAAATTAAACGAAACATGATATATGAAACAGTCCCCACAATCTTTGCAAATAAATTGTCTCGATacatcttcctctgtctctcttacagTGTTTAAGTCTATTTCAGTTGCCTCCAGATCCCTTTGTGTCGGCAAGCCTTTCAAGGTGTCTTTAATGATACATGTCCTGACATTGCCTACTGCTTTTAGGGTTTTGCGGTATTGGTCTGGGTGCATTTCCCTGGCATGATTCTCAAACTCCAGTCCACTGGCAAGCTTTAGGACACAGAGTTGACAATAGAAAATATCCCCCTGTTGGCTCACCCTACTTGCCTCTATGAAAGCCTTTACATGCTTACGCAGGTGGAAGCACTTATGCTTTTGGAAAATATCTGCCTTTTCAAAATGACGATCACATTCACAGCACGTTAAAGCAAATGTGTTTTTACGCAAGTTATTTTCCCGATGATACATTTTCTCGTGTTTGGTGCAAGCTTTAAGCTTGTTGAATGCTCTACCACAAACTGGACATCTAATCTGTTGTTTCACTTGCGCTCCGTGCTCCTGTTTAGGAGGCACTATTTCACTTTTGCCCTGTGCCCAAGCATGTCTTTTCTGGTGTTTTTGGTAAGATTTGAAAAACTTAAAAACCTTCCCACAGTCCAGACAAGGAAACGGAGGAGAACGTTTAGAGTCAGGCGGAAAAGGAGGAGAACGGTTAGAGTCagaaggaaaaggaggagaa
It encodes the following:
- the LOC139028404 gene encoding zinc finger protein 3-like, whose protein sequence is TVSPFPPDSNRSPPFPPDSNRSPPFPPDSNRSPFXPDSNRSPPFPSDSNRSPPFPPDSKRSPPFPCLDCGKVFKFFKSYQKHQKRHAWAQGKSEIVPPKQEHGAQVKQQIRCPVCGRAFNKLKACTKHEKMYHRENNLRKNTFALTCCECDRHFEKADIFQKHKCFHLRKHVKAFIEASRVSQQGDIFYCQLCVLKLASGLEFENHAREMHPDQYRKTLKAVGNVRTCIIKDTLKGLPTQRDLEATEIDLNTVRETEEDVSRQFICKDCGDCFIYHVSFNFCGKCLKDRKDSRRIRESNVKASKLHHCKECGLDFGRKDHLKRHSCSHSGSSFICFDCGVGFRDPGELRTHEKTHQVRNHVCQLCEKRCVHQKELMLHHEVYHPGPDGYTCHQCGKKFSTGEKLGKHRMIHSDKTPHVCSCCGTKFKRREHLRRHENLHTNEKPHLSHCYGDTFGRQEDLKTHLGKMHTMLRSYLCKACGTTFKDHNSLRRHRYHTHTKAGKVFQCEKCGLSFSRADHLKHHKYTHSTERPFSCSMCYKVFHMAENLKKHERNHRNKWLEYLNTRRHNNTPKQESHVSESSKWKLGWSEASALLKLIQSHSKQQHHTCYVCKNTFRGLYYLKRHRLLNCLGQRSKIMDSF